A single Brassica rapa cultivar Chiifu-401-42 chromosome A04, CAAS_Brap_v3.01, whole genome shotgun sequence DNA region contains:
- the LOC117133510 gene encoding F-box/FBD/LRR-repeat protein At3g52680-like has product MAEEMNIGQLDENLILKILSLVPIKTVVSTSVLSKEWQSRWKSVPKLKFNSEDYQSEHQTFSETVYKSLLSYEPEVLDSFHLSFGSDKADAVDVVHWIKTAFALHLRTLVLEFLIYPYEVDEFIFTSSLCTCDTLVTLKLGSLILVDIPAPGSMKSLKTLHLFYAFYTNDESICNLLSGCPRLEELVVERSCEHSVKFFTIKVPSLQILRIYDYNDEDEFVGYVIDTPSLKYLEIGYLGCPQFSLNAPGLVVAYIGRVSNVISESLVSVRRLVLNVSTSMTIYPPTGCIFYQLVYLQIYTHEPGWYDLLTWMLEHSPKLQVLKLVGKYWINPDYHVLGWEWNKPKSVPECLLSHLETFVWSRYDWKGEKEEEVATYLLKNARGLKNATFSTGPIEPGQLDKLKQRCRTRKKLDGVLKASNTCHLVFKFE; this is encoded by the exons ATGGCTGAAGAGATGAATATCGGTCAGCTGGATGAAAATTTGATTCTGAAAATCCTTTCTTTAGTTCCAATAAAAACTGTCGTGTCAACGAGTGTCTTGTCTAAAGAATGGCAGTCTCGTTGGAAGTCGGTGCCAAAACTGAAGTTTAATTCTGAGGACTACCAGAGTGAACACCAAACATTTTCAGAGACTGTGTACAAGTCTCTCCTTTCATATGAACCTGAGGTTCTAGATAGTTTTCATCTCAGCTTTGGATCAGATAAAGCTGATGCAGTAGATGTTGTACATTGGATTAAAACAGCGTTTGCTCTACATTTGCGTACATTGGTACTCGAATTTCTCATCTATCCATACGAGGTCGACGAGTTCATATTTACGAGTAGCTTGTGTACTTGTGATACACTAGTGACTTTGAAACTCGGAAGTCTTATTCTTGTAGATATCCCTGCACCGGGTTCGATGAAGTCTCTTAAAACGCTGCATCTTTTTTATGCGTTCTACACAAACGATGAATCTATCTGTAACCTTTTATCTGGCTGTCCTAGACTTGAAGAACTCGTTGTGGAACGATCTTGTGAACACAGTGTGAAATTTTTCACTATCAAAGTCCCTTCTTTGCAGATATTAAGGATTTATGATTACAATGATGAGGACGAGTTCGTTGGATATGTGATAGATACTCCTTCTTTGAAATACTTAGAGATTGGATACTTAGGATGTCCACAGTTTTCTCTGAATGCACCGGGGCTGGTGGTGGCATATATTGGTAGAGTTTCTAATGTAATCAGTGAATCTCTCGTTTCAGTCAGACGTCTTGTCTTGAATGTATCAACTTCGATG ACTATATATCCTCCTACTGGATGTATCTTCTATCAACTGGTGTATCTACAGATATATACGCATGAACCAGGCTGGTATGATCTACTTACGTGGATGCTCGAACATTCACCGAAACTACAAGTCCTGAAGCTCGTTGGT AAATATTGGATTAATCCTGACTATCATGTTCTCGGCTGGGAATGGAATAAGCCAAAGTCTGTCCCTGAATGTTTGTTGTCACATCTAGAGACATTTGTGTGGAGCAGATACGATTGGAAAggagaaaaggaagaagaagtggcTACGTATCTTCTAAAGAATGCAAGAGGGTTGAAGAATGCGACTTTCTCTACAGGTCCCATTGAACCGGGCCAGCTTGACAAGTTGAAACAGAGATGTAGGACGCGCAAAAAATTGGATGGTGTGCTCAAGGCTTCTAATACATGCCACCTTGTGTTCAAGTTTGAATGA